In Myxococcus guangdongensis, the following proteins share a genomic window:
- a CDS encoding EndoU domain-containing protein, with amino-acid sequence MRLSAALSLGLLLSALPALAGPGAFVSESSVDAVEQPESSRVMFTVEAGKTYPLLKKGGPGRAWCKLRGASAEGWVLCEGAEESAAPSAPSAATLAAADRADAADRARSREKQLAERDESNGAPVVVTAPSAEAPRYAEAKPAVSWKPATGCATTCSREPLFARPPPLSAMDREVLDLCPARPDVSVSAADVRRFVTRHYDDARLQTALSAAGRPGNRQANIDWLTSLWVSTGPRNAFTHVFCGDDWQRGPIGGLHFLPRYAQLEAEGRICYGGPVRGGSAKTKEQYLIRFQGVAPWSCGEKRVGGFTDAHDAVGLLSIGTRAFARCCARDGAKKEGGVYAAKDLGNTRWQIWCGTRNGTYGIATLHPTDNAATCGE; translated from the coding sequence ATGCGTCTTTCCGCCGCCCTGAGCCTCGGTCTGCTGCTGAGCGCCCTGCCCGCCCTCGCGGGCCCGGGGGCCTTCGTCTCCGAGTCCTCCGTCGACGCGGTGGAGCAGCCCGAGTCCTCCCGCGTCATGTTCACCGTGGAGGCTGGGAAGACGTATCCGTTGCTCAAGAAGGGGGGCCCCGGCAGGGCCTGGTGCAAGCTGCGAGGCGCCTCCGCCGAGGGCTGGGTGCTGTGCGAGGGCGCCGAGGAGTCCGCGGCCCCTTCGGCCCCGAGCGCCGCCACGCTGGCCGCCGCGGACCGCGCGGATGCAGCGGACCGGGCACGCAGTCGTGAGAAGCAGCTCGCGGAGCGTGATGAGTCGAACGGCGCGCCCGTGGTCGTCACCGCGCCGAGCGCCGAGGCTCCCCGCTACGCCGAGGCGAAGCCCGCCGTGTCGTGGAAGCCGGCCACGGGTTGCGCGACGACGTGCTCGCGAGAGCCGCTGTTCGCCAGGCCCCCTCCCCTGTCGGCGATGGACCGGGAGGTGTTGGATTTGTGCCCCGCGCGGCCGGACGTGAGTGTGAGCGCGGCGGACGTGCGGCGCTTCGTCACCCGGCACTACGACGACGCGCGGCTCCAGACGGCGCTATCCGCGGCGGGGCGTCCTGGGAATCGGCAGGCGAACATCGACTGGCTGACGAGCCTCTGGGTGAGCACGGGGCCTCGCAACGCCTTCACGCACGTGTTCTGCGGGGACGACTGGCAGCGCGGCCCCATCGGCGGACTGCACTTCCTGCCGCGCTATGCGCAGCTCGAGGCGGAGGGCCGCATCTGCTACGGCGGCCCGGTGCGCGGGGGCTCCGCGAAGACGAAGGAGCAGTACCTCATCCGCTTCCAGGGCGTGGCGCCGTGGTCCTGCGGCGAGAAGCGCGTGGGCGGGTTCACCGACGCGCACGACGCCGTGGGCCTGCTGTCGATTGGGACGCGGGCCTTCGCGCGCTGCTGCGCTCGGGATGGGGCGAAGAAGGAAGGTGGCGTGTACGCCGCGAAGGACCTGGGCAACACGCGCTGGCAGATCTGGTGCGGCACGCGCAACGGCACCTACGGTATCGCCACGCTGCACCCCACGGACAACGCCGCCACCTGCGGCGAGTAG
- the tyrS gene encoding tyrosine--tRNA ligase: MNQDALRKATPEEQFEEVTRGTVDLHSPEDLKKKLQYSYDSGKPLVIKAGFDPSRPDLHLGHSLLLTRMRRFQDFGHSVVFLIGDFTALIGDPTGRNATRPALTRDEVKANAETYKQQVFKVLDADKTTVRFNSEWLDKLGTEGMIRLASRYSLQRMLERDDFKKRHRDNISIAIHELLYPLLQGYDSVALKSDVELGATDQLFNLLVGRQLMREEGMAPQVIMTGPILEGLGARLVDGKIVGDKMSKSLDNYVGVSEPADAMFGKLMSITDDLMWRYYELLSSKTLKEVTELKAKVASGEVHPKAAKVAFAREMTARFHDEEAGRKAEEDFEKRFAKKEVSTESLTVVEVALEGAAALPVTKVLAEAKLVASSTEGRKMITQGGVRVNGEKVADPKAELSAGEYTLQVGKLKLARVKLA, translated from the coding sequence ATGAATCAGGACGCACTGCGCAAGGCGACCCCCGAGGAGCAGTTCGAAGAAGTCACCCGCGGCACGGTGGACCTCCACTCGCCCGAGGACCTGAAGAAGAAGCTCCAGTATTCGTATGACTCGGGCAAGCCGCTGGTCATCAAGGCGGGGTTCGACCCGAGCCGGCCGGACCTGCACCTGGGCCACTCGCTGCTGCTCACGCGCATGCGGCGCTTCCAGGACTTCGGACACTCGGTGGTGTTCCTCATCGGCGACTTCACGGCGCTGATTGGAGACCCCACGGGGCGCAACGCGACGCGCCCGGCGCTCACCCGCGACGAGGTGAAGGCCAACGCGGAGACGTACAAGCAGCAGGTCTTCAAGGTGCTGGACGCGGACAAGACGACGGTCCGCTTCAACTCCGAGTGGCTCGACAAGCTCGGCACCGAGGGGATGATTCGCCTGGCGTCGCGCTACTCGCTGCAGCGCATGCTGGAGCGCGACGACTTCAAGAAGCGCCACCGGGACAACATCTCCATCGCCATCCACGAGCTGCTCTACCCGCTGCTGCAGGGCTACGACTCCGTGGCGCTGAAGTCGGACGTGGAGCTGGGCGCGACAGACCAGCTCTTCAACCTGCTGGTGGGCCGGCAGCTCATGCGCGAGGAGGGCATGGCGCCGCAGGTCATCATGACGGGCCCCATCCTCGAGGGCCTCGGTGCCCGCCTCGTCGACGGCAAGATTGTCGGCGACAAGATGTCCAAGAGCCTGGACAACTACGTGGGCGTCAGCGAGCCGGCGGACGCGATGTTCGGCAAGCTGATGAGCATCACCGACGACCTGATGTGGCGCTACTACGAGCTCTTGTCGTCGAAGACGCTCAAGGAGGTCACCGAGCTGAAGGCCAAGGTCGCCAGTGGTGAGGTGCACCCCAAGGCCGCGAAGGTGGCCTTCGCCCGGGAGATGACGGCGCGCTTCCACGACGAGGAGGCGGGCCGCAAGGCGGAGGAGGACTTCGAGAAGCGCTTCGCGAAGAAGGAGGTGTCCACCGAGTCGCTGACCGTGGTGGAGGTGGCGCTGGAGGGCGCGGCGGCGCTGCCGGTGACGAAGGTGCTCGCCGAGGCGAAGCTGGTGGCGTCGTCGACCGAGGGCCGGAAGATGATCACCCAGGGCGGCGTGCGGGTGAACGGCGAGAAGGTGGCGGACCCCAAGGCGGAGCTGTCCGCCGGTGAGTACACGCTCCAGGTCGGCAAGCTGAAGCTGGCGCGCGTCAAGCTGGCGTGA
- a CDS encoding TIGR00282 family metallophosphoesterase gives MKVLFMGDVVGRPGLQAVRALLPRLKATHGVEVTIANAENSDQGAGISPETADTLLSAGVDLLTSGNHFWSKKSIIPWVTARPDKLLRPANYPKDTPGKGHGLVTLPDGRALGVINLEGRVFMRPHDNPFEVVLGLVEELKKRTPCVLVDMHCEASSEKNAMGAHLDGRVSVVVGTHTHVQTADERILPGGTAFITDVGMCGPLDSVIGMKKEQSLARFLGQKHAPYEVAERLVYLQGVVVDIDDATGRGRSIERVRVHLPGT, from the coding sequence GTGAAGGTCCTCTTCATGGGAGACGTGGTGGGTCGTCCGGGGCTTCAGGCCGTCCGCGCCCTCCTGCCACGCCTGAAGGCCACCCATGGCGTCGAAGTGACCATCGCCAACGCGGAGAACAGCGACCAGGGTGCCGGCATCTCTCCGGAGACGGCCGACACCCTGCTGTCCGCGGGCGTGGACCTGCTCACGAGCGGCAACCACTTCTGGTCCAAGAAATCCATCATCCCCTGGGTGACGGCGCGGCCGGACAAGTTGCTGCGGCCCGCCAACTATCCCAAGGACACCCCGGGCAAGGGCCATGGCCTGGTGACGCTCCCGGACGGGCGCGCGCTGGGGGTCATCAACCTGGAGGGCCGCGTCTTCATGCGTCCCCACGACAACCCCTTCGAGGTGGTGCTGGGGTTGGTGGAGGAGCTGAAGAAGCGAACGCCGTGTGTCCTCGTGGACATGCACTGCGAGGCCTCCAGTGAGAAGAACGCCATGGGGGCGCACCTGGATGGGCGGGTGTCCGTCGTGGTGGGCACGCATACGCACGTGCAGACGGCGGACGAGCGCATCCTCCCCGGCGGCACGGCCTTCATCACCGACGTGGGCATGTGTGGCCCGCTCGACTCCGTCATCGGGATGAAGAAGGAGCAGTCGCTGGCGCGATTCCTGGGGCAGAAGCACGCGCCCTATGAAGTCGCCGAGCGGCTGGTCTACCTGCAGGGCGTGGTGGTGGACATCGACGATGCCACCGGCCGAGGGCGGAGCATCGAGCGCGTGCGCGTCCACCTGCCGGGTACCTGA
- a CDS encoding 5-formyltetrahydrofolate cyclo-ligase, with translation MSETVVEEAAAARKQTLRDELTARRKAMTPDLIDTRGLKVQSRFLATKYYEKARYVALYAPIKGEVPTQDILKAALQDGKIVCYPLSHVHGRILSFRAIKSELELEPGRLGVREPTNASDLIAVEQIDLFVVPGLGFTEDGKRLGRGGGYYDATLRAASPRSRRVGLAFKEQLVSVLPTTGDDVDMDLVVTESEVHRGLHREPEFLDT, from the coding sequence GTGAGCGAGACGGTGGTGGAAGAGGCGGCGGCGGCGAGGAAGCAGACGCTGCGGGATGAGTTGACGGCGCGTCGGAAGGCGATGACGCCCGATCTCATCGATACGCGGGGTCTCAAGGTCCAATCTCGATTCCTGGCGACGAAGTATTACGAGAAGGCGCGGTACGTGGCGCTCTACGCCCCCATCAAGGGCGAGGTCCCCACGCAGGACATCCTCAAGGCGGCGTTGCAGGACGGGAAGATCGTCTGCTACCCGCTCTCCCACGTCCACGGGCGAATCCTCTCCTTCCGAGCCATCAAGTCGGAGCTGGAGCTGGAGCCCGGGCGACTGGGCGTGAGAGAGCCGACGAACGCGTCGGACCTCATCGCGGTGGAGCAGATCGACCTGTTCGTGGTGCCTGGACTGGGCTTCACGGAGGACGGCAAGCGGCTGGGACGCGGAGGCGGCTACTACGACGCCACTTTGCGCGCGGCGAGTCCCCGGAGCAGGCGCGTGGGCCTGGCCTTCAAGGAGCAGCTGGTGTCCGTGCTGCCCACGACGGGTGACGACGTGGACATGGACCTCGTGGTGACCGAGTCCGAGGTCCACCGCGGCCTGCATCGCGAGCCAGAGTTCCTGGATACGTGA
- a CDS encoding tetratricopeptide repeat protein: MTALSVASGLAWAGPKLAGPSQGDTYGPVDLHMEGERLVGLSAGSGGGCKFAPATEVLSGEFQGTVLVATVQLCLEGPPPDCVGVRPFTVLAVYNANAQVLSAHVRLPPKCHSPGLKDSVLTLRGVKGAEPVEREEEVPAAAPEESEASPAPVKEAAVARPQPLGTQPLELGQNLLANGKWEMARARLEAALAEDPKDVDALVGMAASFLGSGNAPKAVEFLERIRPVPASRPDVYAWQAYAADQQGFKGRVAPLLRRALELNWAPESPKPWEAVLVRALASDIEQVQKTVKKGKRAPGRESAGAGSSSP; this comes from the coding sequence GTGACGGCTCTTTCCGTCGCCTCCGGCCTCGCCTGGGCGGGACCGAAGCTCGCAGGCCCCTCTCAGGGGGATACCTACGGGCCGGTGGACCTGCACATGGAGGGCGAGCGCCTGGTGGGCTTGTCCGCCGGGTCCGGAGGTGGCTGCAAGTTCGCGCCCGCCACGGAAGTCCTGTCCGGAGAGTTCCAGGGCACCGTCCTGGTGGCCACGGTGCAGCTCTGCCTGGAGGGCCCCCCGCCGGACTGCGTGGGGGTGAGGCCCTTCACGGTGCTGGCCGTCTACAACGCCAACGCCCAGGTGCTCAGCGCGCACGTCCGGCTGCCGCCCAAGTGTCACTCGCCCGGGTTGAAGGACTCGGTGCTGACGCTGCGCGGGGTGAAGGGCGCGGAGCCGGTGGAGCGCGAGGAGGAGGTGCCCGCCGCCGCCCCGGAGGAGTCGGAGGCCTCCCCAGCGCCGGTGAAGGAGGCCGCGGTGGCCCGGCCCCAGCCCTTGGGGACCCAGCCGCTGGAGCTGGGGCAGAACCTGCTGGCGAACGGCAAGTGGGAGATGGCGCGCGCGCGCCTCGAGGCCGCGCTGGCCGAGGACCCCAAGGACGTCGACGCGCTGGTGGGCATGGCGGCCAGCTTCCTGGGCTCCGGCAACGCCCCCAAGGCGGTGGAGTTCCTGGAGCGCATCCGGCCGGTGCCTGCGTCCCGGCCGGACGTCTACGCGTGGCAGGCGTACGCGGCGGACCAGCAGGGCTTCAAGGGGCGCGTCGCGCCGCTGCTGCGCCGGGCGCTGGAGCTGAACTGGGCGCCGGAGAGCCCGAAGCCCTGGGAAGCGGTGCTGGTGCGGGCGCTCGCCTCGGACATCGAGCAGGTGCAGAAGACGGTGAAGAAAGGCAAGCGCGCGCCGGGCCGCGAGTCGGCGGGAGCCGGAAGCTCGAGCCCGTGA
- a CDS encoding serine/threonine-protein kinase — protein MSQTPSPPKAQRVFGPYEILSVLGKGGMAEVYRARVLSGPREGWTVALKRLLPALTADPDSVTLFSREAQLSKQLHHPNIVTVLDAGELEGIYFIVMELVDGRDLGQILRRCKVRGIPLPLDFAVYLGKVLLEALAYAHAATGAQGEPLGIVHCDVSPSNLFISRVGEIKLGDFGVSRVLVDGKLQEGEVLGKPYYLSPESLLGEVSPEADLWAATVVLYELLTLERPFTGATPDEVFQAIRSRTYRPLRELRPEVPEALEDVVRRAFSERPEDRFTTAESFAQALAPHYDERVGTPLAIAAVVRGLFGASDVMPAVVVPPASSGSSGTE, from the coding sequence GTGAGCCAGACGCCTTCGCCTCCGAAAGCCCAGCGGGTCTTCGGCCCCTATGAAATCCTCTCCGTGCTCGGCAAGGGCGGCATGGCGGAGGTGTACCGCGCGCGCGTGCTGTCGGGCCCGCGCGAGGGGTGGACCGTCGCGCTCAAGCGGCTGCTCCCGGCGCTGACGGCGGACCCGGACTCGGTGACGTTGTTCTCGCGCGAGGCGCAGCTGTCCAAGCAGCTGCACCACCCGAACATCGTGACGGTGTTGGATGCCGGTGAGCTGGAGGGCATCTACTTCATCGTCATGGAGTTGGTGGACGGCCGGGACCTGGGGCAGATCCTCCGCCGCTGCAAGGTGCGCGGCATCCCCCTGCCGCTCGACTTCGCGGTGTACCTGGGCAAGGTGTTGCTGGAGGCGCTGGCGTACGCGCACGCCGCCACCGGCGCGCAAGGGGAGCCGCTGGGCATCGTCCACTGCGACGTGTCCCCGTCGAACCTGTTCATCTCCCGCGTGGGGGAGATCAAGCTGGGCGACTTCGGCGTCTCGCGCGTGCTCGTGGATGGCAAGCTCCAGGAGGGCGAGGTGCTGGGCAAGCCGTACTACCTCTCCCCGGAGTCGCTGCTGGGCGAGGTGAGCCCGGAAGCGGACCTGTGGGCGGCGACGGTGGTGCTCTACGAGCTGCTCACGCTGGAGCGTCCGTTCACGGGCGCCACGCCGGACGAGGTCTTCCAGGCCATCCGCTCCCGCACGTATCGGCCGCTGCGCGAGCTGCGACCGGAGGTGCCCGAGGCGCTCGAGGACGTGGTCCGTCGCGCCTTCTCGGAGCGCCCCGAGGACCGGTTCACCACGGCGGAGTCCTTCGCCCAGGCGCTCGCGCCGCACTACGACGAGCGCGTGGGGACGCCCCTGGCCATCGCCGCGGTGGTGCGCGGGTTGTTCGGCGCCAGCGATGTGATGCCCGCGGTGGTGGTGCCTCCAGCTTCCTCGGGCTCCTCGGGTACGGAGTAG
- a CDS encoding right-handed parallel beta-helix repeat-containing protein, protein MGSRGKQWRAHRLAVLVAGLALACAPGVEGSEHAEASTRQGVLRAASTSTPGGDEDAKPLEAPSAFRDACPGSEMARGPTLHVASTGPRDDDEPLGSRGNPYTTIMAAVREARPGNIIQVHAGIYPEQVAITPLKARAGTASAPIVLRGDRVARPLIVPTSADVGSLMMLSQPYWVVEFVEVDVRERPSFAALFENEATCSQLRDSVLHGGRAGGGVVVSDASRLLISGNKVHDFSRWGQDSHAVVVKGTSREVFIVGNDLHDVSGDAVQCQPNGGRPSKLVIEGNQMHDCGENGIDVKACDDLAIQGNLLFRFPNLERYPWQATTSAAEAVLVHEDATNIRIIGNIIFQAGRGISIGGLSPVDNPTDVLLMANIVTDIFNFANRANGQGIRVARAHKVRVLDNIIERTEDSGLRLAADEPLIVTDLQVYGNTLRDMASFVKLGRDTSRPGLRMDHNRYEGADGKFSAFGLLSIGTFTTWQSRLAPFNLEQGSLRITAEPEPDTGGLPPMLEEE, encoded by the coding sequence ATGGGTTCAAGGGGGAAGCAGTGGCGGGCGCATCGACTCGCGGTGCTCGTGGCGGGGCTCGCGCTCGCGTGTGCACCGGGCGTGGAGGGCTCGGAGCACGCGGAAGCATCGACACGCCAGGGAGTCCTCCGCGCCGCGAGCACGTCGACACCCGGAGGGGACGAGGACGCGAAGCCACTCGAAGCGCCCAGTGCCTTTCGTGACGCGTGTCCGGGTTCCGAGATGGCGCGAGGCCCCACGCTCCACGTCGCGAGCACGGGGCCAAGGGATGACGACGAGCCACTCGGCTCTCGCGGCAATCCCTACACCACCATCATGGCGGCGGTGAGGGAGGCGCGGCCCGGGAACATCATCCAGGTCCACGCCGGCATCTATCCGGAGCAGGTCGCCATCACGCCCCTGAAGGCGCGCGCGGGCACCGCCTCGGCGCCCATCGTCCTGAGAGGAGACCGCGTCGCGCGCCCCCTCATCGTCCCCACGTCGGCCGACGTGGGCAGTCTGATGATGCTGAGCCAGCCCTACTGGGTGGTCGAGTTCGTCGAGGTGGACGTGCGCGAGCGCCCCTCGTTCGCCGCGTTGTTCGAGAACGAGGCCACGTGCTCGCAGCTCCGTGACTCGGTCCTCCACGGCGGGCGGGCGGGGGGCGGCGTCGTCGTCAGCGACGCGTCACGGCTGCTCATCTCCGGCAACAAGGTGCACGACTTCTCCCGGTGGGGTCAGGACTCCCACGCCGTCGTGGTGAAGGGGACGTCTCGAGAGGTCTTCATCGTGGGCAATGACCTGCATGACGTCTCGGGCGACGCCGTGCAGTGCCAGCCCAACGGGGGCCGCCCCTCCAAGCTCGTCATCGAGGGGAACCAGATGCACGACTGCGGGGAGAACGGCATCGACGTGAAGGCGTGTGACGACCTGGCCATCCAGGGCAACCTGCTCTTCCGCTTCCCGAACCTGGAGCGCTACCCGTGGCAGGCGACGACGTCGGCCGCGGAGGCGGTGCTGGTGCACGAGGACGCCACGAACATCCGCATCATCGGCAACATCATCTTCCAGGCGGGCCGGGGCATCTCCATCGGCGGATTGTCCCCCGTGGACAACCCCACGGACGTGCTGCTGATGGCCAACATCGTGACGGACATCTTCAACTTCGCGAACCGGGCCAACGGCCAGGGCATCCGCGTCGCTCGGGCGCACAAGGTGCGGGTGCTCGACAACATCATCGAGCGGACGGAGGACTCGGGGCTGCGGCTCGCGGCGGACGAGCCGCTCATCGTCACGGACCTGCAGGTCTATGGCAACACGCTGCGCGACATGGCGAGCTTCGTGAAGCTGGGGCGTGACACCTCGCGCCCAGGCCTGCGGATGGACCACAACCGTTACGAGGGAGCAGACGGCAAGTTCAGCGCCTTCGGGCTCCTGTCCATCGGCACCTTCACCACCTGGCAGAGCCGCCTGGCTCCCTTCAACCTGGAGCAGGGCTCCCTGCGCATCACCGCCGAGCCCGAGCCCGACACGGGAGGGCTGCCACCGATGCTCGAGGAGGAGTGA
- a CDS encoding cysteine desulfurase family protein → MIYWDHNAAAPVRPEVASLLARAFAQGGHGNASSVHAAGREARARLDAARARVARVLGCEPKELCFTSSGSEADALALVGAFHARPAPERRRVVTTSVEHPALLGAVAQLEREGAQVVRVAPGADGRVREEDLLAALTPDTALCSLMWANNETGVVQPAAEISRACRKQGVLFHTDAVQAAGKVPLSLREVDADLLSLSAHKFGGPSGVGVLVVRKGVDVRALTPGHQEGGRRGGTQNIPHAEALALALELAAREQPQVASRVGALRDAFERAVLADVPGVAVNGAGAPRVPNTSNLRFEGVEGEALLIALDLEGICVSMGAACASGTLTPSHVLRAMGLTAAEARGSLRFSLGSETSEDDVRQVVDALRRHVPTVRALAG, encoded by the coding sequence GTGATCTACTGGGACCACAACGCCGCCGCGCCCGTGCGGCCGGAGGTGGCCTCGCTGCTCGCGCGCGCCTTCGCGCAGGGAGGCCACGGCAACGCGTCCAGCGTGCACGCGGCCGGACGCGAGGCCCGCGCGAGACTGGACGCCGCCCGTGCCCGGGTGGCGCGGGTGCTGGGCTGCGAGCCGAAGGAGCTCTGCTTCACCAGCTCCGGCAGCGAGGCGGACGCGCTCGCGCTGGTGGGCGCCTTCCACGCGCGCCCCGCTCCCGAGCGACGCCGCGTGGTGACGACATCGGTGGAGCACCCTGCCCTGCTCGGCGCGGTGGCGCAGCTGGAGCGAGAGGGCGCGCAGGTGGTGCGCGTGGCGCCGGGCGCGGATGGACGAGTGCGCGAGGAGGACCTGCTCGCGGCGCTGACGCCGGACACCGCGCTGTGCTCGTTGATGTGGGCCAACAACGAGACGGGCGTGGTGCAGCCCGCGGCGGAAATCTCGCGCGCGTGTCGCAAGCAGGGCGTGCTCTTCCACACGGACGCGGTGCAGGCGGCGGGCAAGGTGCCGCTGTCGTTGCGCGAGGTGGACGCGGACCTCTTGTCCCTGTCCGCGCACAAGTTCGGTGGGCCCTCGGGTGTCGGCGTGCTGGTGGTGCGCAAGGGCGTGGACGTGCGGGCCCTCACGCCGGGACACCAGGAAGGTGGCCGGCGCGGTGGGACGCAGAACATCCCGCATGCGGAGGCCCTCGCGCTCGCGCTGGAGCTGGCCGCGCGTGAGCAGCCCCAGGTGGCGTCGCGCGTCGGCGCGCTGAGAGACGCCTTCGAGCGGGCGGTGCTCGCGGACGTGCCGGGCGTCGCGGTGAATGGCGCGGGCGCGCCGCGCGTGCCCAACACCAGCAACCTGCGCTTCGAGGGGGTCGAGGGCGAGGCGCTGCTCATCGCGCTGGACCTCGAGGGAATCTGCGTGTCGATGGGCGCCGCGTGTGCCTCCGGAACGCTGACGCCCTCGCATGTGCTCCGGGCCATGGGGCTGACGGCGGCCGAGGCCCGAGGCAGCCTGCGCTTCAGCCTGGGCTCCGAGACGAGCGAGGATGACGTGCGACAGGTCGTCGACGCCCTCCGTCGTCACGTCCCCACCGTCAGGGCACTCGCGGGCTGA
- a CDS encoding DHH family phosphoesterase has product MPVTQSFNSRRAQGASGGELTEPPPPRLALMSARDKLERLLEVAKGHRKALILTHDNPDPDSLAAAVALAHLLERRADVEAHVGYGGIIGRAENIAFVKVLRLPVSHVSQLDFDEYDLFGLVDTQPKVGNHSLPARMEAHLVVDHHPLREESLASPFADVGGDFGATSTMLVEYLRAARVEPSVEVATALFYGIKADTRDLGRETTQTDIDSYLWLFPRMDKSMLAQIEHPELPARYFQLYHTAFERAKVYGTAIVTDLEEVYSPDMVAEVAERLMFLEGTKWSLAFGTYRNQLYFSLRVKDRRMNAGRLIREIFEDYGGSSGGHGSMAGARLPLSGKAAQRKALKRELVNRFLEAFGVADERPVSLLSAQDS; this is encoded by the coding sequence ATGCCCGTGACACAGTCCTTCAACAGCCGCCGTGCCCAGGGAGCCTCGGGGGGCGAGCTGACGGAGCCTCCGCCACCGCGACTGGCCCTGATGTCGGCGCGGGACAAGCTGGAGCGGCTGCTCGAGGTGGCCAAGGGCCATCGCAAGGCGCTCATCCTCACGCACGACAACCCGGATCCGGACTCGCTGGCCGCCGCGGTGGCGCTCGCCCATCTGCTCGAGCGACGGGCGGACGTGGAGGCCCACGTGGGCTACGGCGGCATCATCGGCCGCGCGGAGAACATCGCCTTCGTGAAGGTGCTGCGGCTGCCCGTCTCGCACGTGTCGCAGCTGGACTTCGACGAGTACGACCTCTTCGGGCTGGTGGACACGCAGCCCAAGGTGGGCAACCACTCGCTGCCCGCGCGCATGGAGGCGCACCTGGTGGTGGACCACCATCCGCTGCGTGAGGAGAGCCTGGCCTCGCCGTTCGCGGACGTGGGCGGCGACTTCGGCGCCACGTCCACCATGCTGGTGGAGTACCTGCGCGCCGCGCGCGTGGAGCCCTCGGTGGAGGTGGCCACCGCGCTGTTCTACGGCATCAAGGCGGACACGCGGGACCTGGGCCGCGAGACGACGCAGACGGACATCGACAGCTACCTGTGGCTGTTCCCGCGCATGGACAAGTCGATGCTCGCGCAGATCGAGCACCCGGAGCTGCCGGCGCGCTACTTCCAGCTGTACCACACGGCCTTCGAGCGGGCGAAGGTGTACGGCACCGCCATCGTCACGGACCTGGAGGAGGTCTACTCCCCGGACATGGTGGCGGAGGTCGCCGAGCGGCTGATGTTCCTCGAGGGCACGAAGTGGTCGCTGGCCTTCGGCACGTACCGCAACCAGCTCTACTTCAGCCTGCGCGTGAAGGACCGGCGGATGAACGCGGGCCGGCTCATCCGCGAAATCTTCGAGGACTACGGCGGCTCGTCCGGCGGCCACGGCAGCATGGCGGGCGCGCGGCTGCCGCTGTCGGGCAAGGCGGCGCAGCGCAAGGCGCTCAAGCGCGAGCTGGTGAACCGCTTCCTCGAGGCCTTCGGCGTCGCCGACGAGCGGCCCGTGTCGCTCCTGTCCGCGCAGGACTCGTGA
- a CDS encoding Fic family protein, with protein MKERYQDIDEKNEALRDYLEIFKDKQPAREFLEQFEMSWIYHDAALEGVVYTHQELRAALYPQRASAEASMIPVVLEIRNHKAVCDFIREEAAGAKKQAQITLTTIKRMHDLFLGNTPEALAERARMERRERTEKELAKERDRSGLRKDMPLHRTYFHDIHQPAKIQPALEKLVDYTASAEFREFHPIKQAATVQHNFLQIFPFTEHSGKVGRMCSNLILLRNGYMPAVIHSIDRQRYYECFRGPPAQFRTVLMDAMENSLDNGVKYFRDLGRKYKAINN; from the coding sequence GTGAAGGAACGCTACCAGGACATCGACGAGAAGAACGAGGCGCTGCGCGACTACCTCGAAATCTTCAAGGACAAGCAGCCCGCGCGTGAGTTCCTCGAGCAGTTCGAGATGTCGTGGATCTACCACGACGCCGCGTTGGAAGGCGTGGTCTACACCCACCAGGAGCTGAGGGCCGCGCTGTATCCGCAACGCGCGAGCGCCGAGGCCTCGATGATTCCGGTGGTGCTCGAGATCCGCAACCACAAGGCCGTCTGCGACTTCATCCGGGAGGAAGCCGCGGGCGCCAAGAAGCAGGCGCAGATCACCCTCACCACCATCAAGCGGATGCACGACCTCTTCCTCGGGAACACCCCCGAGGCGCTGGCCGAGCGCGCGCGCATGGAGCGACGGGAGCGCACGGAGAAGGAGCTCGCCAAGGAGCGTGATCGCTCGGGGCTGCGCAAGGACATGCCGCTGCACCGCACGTACTTCCACGACATCCACCAGCCCGCGAAGATCCAGCCCGCGCTGGAGAAGCTGGTGGACTACACGGCGAGCGCCGAGTTCCGCGAGTTTCACCCCATCAAGCAGGCGGCGACGGTCCAGCACAACTTCCTGCAGATCTTCCCGTTCACCGAGCACAGCGGGAAGGTGGGCCGCATGTGCAGCAACCTCATCCTGCTGCGCAACGGCTACATGCCCGCCGTCATCCACTCCATCGACCGGCAGCGCTATTACGAGTGCTTCCGCGGCCCGCCGGCGCAGTTCCGCACGGTGTTGATGGACGCGATGGAGAACTCGCTCGACAACGGCGTGAAGTACTTCCGGGACCTGGGCCGCAAGTACAAGGCCATCAACAACTAG